Proteins found in one Limnohabitans sp. TEGF004 genomic segment:
- a CDS encoding excinuclease ABC subunit UvrA: MTGTIRIRGARQHNLKNLDLDIRTGELTVVTGPSGSGKSSLVFDTLYAEGQRRYVETFSAYARQFLDRMDRPAVDKVEGVPPAIAIDQTNPVRSSRSTVGTMTELNDHLKLLIARAGSLFDRQTAQPVQHDTPQTIYAELQRRCAAQPQDPRLIMTFPVELPANTTAAEVEQWLSASGFTRIHAEREVATPTGPRKLLDVVADRFKLGNTEQARVVEAIELAIKRGGGRLNVYWSLDAEATPELWRFSTGLHCPDSDLRYSDPIPSMFSFNSAVGACETCRGFGRVIGVDYGLVIPNDKLTLRAGAIKTIQTPAWVETQEDLMRHAEAEGIPRDTPWYKLSQEHKDWVIHGSPLWKGKWNHQWYGVKRFFEYLESKSYKMHIRVLLSKYRSYTPCGTCAGARLKTDSLLWRIGTKEHADAVLPPAKRFMPQGVQWTRAQLEAMPGLCLHDLMLLPIDKLHQFFNATQVDVAGADAQALHLLMDEIRTRLKYLSDVGIGYLTLDRQSRTLSGGEVQRINLTTALGTSLVNTLFVLDEPSIGLHPRDMNRINEAMLRLRNAGNTLVVVEHDPAVMMCADRIIDMGPGPGVKGGQIVFDGTTEALKSADTLTGAYLGARKTIGLGLKRLVTDNTPRLILEGAREHNLQNLSIEFPLQRLVCITGVSGSGKSTLIQDVLTPALLRHYGRATETPGAHDRLLGADYLSDVVFVDQSPIGKTARSNPASYVGAWDAVREIFAVAPLSKQRGYTASKFSFNSGDGRCPTCGGSGFEHVEMQFLSDVYLRCQDCNGQRYRPEILEVRIEREIRGVAAGVTAQRHSERSEEEQDVAPAVTTRITLNVADVLELTVGEALEIFAGDREVVRTLQPIVDVGLDYVKLGQPVPTLSGGEAQRLKLAGFLAEAAKAKTSSRQSLAKKGVLFLFDEPTTGLHFDDIAKLMRAMRRLLEDGNSLIVIEHNLDVIRASDWLIDLGPEGGDAGGLLVAEGTPEVVRLHPTSHTGKALRDYAASMGVVYEIDGEKASAGLLAAEDTARFAKAARGVSIADGAIQIINAKEHNLKNLSVNIPRGKFNVITGVSGSGKSTLAFDILFNEGQRRYLESLNAYARSIVQPAGRPEVDAVYGIPPTVAIEQRLSRGGRKSTVGTTTEVWHFLRLLYVKLGTQHCTHDGAAVQPQTAERIAAQLMREFKGQHIGLMSPLVMNRKGVYTELADWARPRGYTHLRVDGHFLPTNGFPRLDRFKEHTIELPVASLEVSAQNETALRLALTIALEHGKGVVHVLSQLDGLREAMEAGTDTNSIGRLDVYSTKRACPVCDTSYAELDPRLFSYNSKHGWCPDCVGTGVKLNKDQRKVLDDSVRDDKDKGREQTFAEPDVDDLVDVACPTCEGTRLNATARAVKFAGVGITDIARLSVTEIRKWVEKLAMTGRDGDIARDLLPEIKSRLEFLEQVGLNYLTLDRGAPTLSGGEAQRIRLAAQLGSNLQGVCYVLDEPTIGLHARDNQILLNALHLLSDKGNTLVVVEHDEDTIRRADHIIDIGPSAGKRGGRLMGEGSVKNITDQAESQTGRYLLHAMRHPLQARRAVAGAELNWLSLEGASLHNLNDVSVEIPLKRLVAVTGVSGSGKSTIARDVLLHNVAAAVAQRSTQAGRKLDEEGKHPAWLGCTGLDGYQTIDRVLEVDQTPIGKTPRSCPATYIGFWDTIRKLFAETLEAKARGYGAGRFSFNTGEGRCHTCEGQGLRTIEMSFLPDVKVPCETCRGARFNPETLAVSWRGKSIGDVLQMEVDEAVEFFATMPNIAHPLQLLKDVGLGYLTLGQPSPTLSGGEAQRIKLVTELSKVRDDVTRRGNKAPHTLYVLDEPTVGLHMADVDKLIRVLHRLVDGGHSVVVIEHDLDVIAEADWIIDLGPEGGDGGGLIVAADTPEAVVALGTHTGVALKPVLART; encoded by the coding sequence ATGACAGGCACCATCCGCATTCGTGGCGCACGCCAACACAACCTCAAAAACTTAGACCTCGACATTCGCACCGGCGAGCTCACGGTGGTTACCGGCCCCAGTGGTTCGGGCAAGTCAAGTTTGGTGTTTGACACCTTGTACGCCGAAGGCCAGCGTCGCTATGTGGAAACCTTCAGCGCTTACGCGCGTCAGTTTTTAGACCGCATGGACCGCCCCGCCGTCGATAAGGTGGAAGGCGTGCCCCCCGCGATTGCGATTGATCAGACCAACCCCGTGCGCAGCTCGCGCTCCACCGTGGGCACGATGACCGAGCTGAACGACCACTTGAAGTTGCTCATCGCACGTGCCGGTAGTTTGTTTGACCGCCAAACCGCACAGCCCGTGCAGCACGACACGCCGCAAACCATTTATGCCGAGCTGCAACGCCGCTGCGCAGCACAACCGCAAGACCCGCGCCTCATCATGACCTTCCCAGTGGAGTTGCCCGCCAACACCACAGCGGCCGAGGTGGAGCAGTGGCTCAGTGCGAGCGGCTTTACCCGTATTCACGCTGAGCGCGAAGTGGCCACTCCCACTGGCCCACGCAAATTGCTAGATGTGGTGGCCGACCGCTTCAAGCTGGGTAACACCGAACAAGCCCGTGTGGTGGAAGCGATTGAGCTGGCCATCAAACGCGGCGGTGGCCGATTGAATGTGTATTGGTCCTTGGACGCAGAAGCCACACCTGAACTTTGGCGCTTCTCCACGGGCTTGCATTGCCCTGACAGCGATCTGCGCTACAGCGACCCCATCCCCTCAATGTTTTCGTTCAACTCTGCCGTGGGTGCCTGCGAAACCTGCCGAGGTTTTGGCCGCGTCATTGGCGTGGACTACGGGCTGGTGATACCCAATGACAAGCTCACCTTGCGCGCAGGCGCGATCAAAACCATCCAAACCCCAGCATGGGTGGAGACGCAAGAAGACCTCATGCGCCACGCCGAAGCCGAGGGCATTCCGCGTGATACGCCTTGGTACAAGCTGAGCCAAGAACACAAAGACTGGGTGATTCACGGCTCGCCTTTGTGGAAAGGCAAGTGGAACCACCAGTGGTATGGCGTCAAACGCTTCTTTGAATACTTGGAGAGCAAGTCGTACAAGATGCACATCCGCGTGCTGTTATCTAAGTACCGCAGTTACACGCCGTGTGGAACTTGCGCGGGCGCACGTTTGAAAACCGACAGCTTGCTATGGCGCATCGGTACCAAAGAGCATGCCGACGCCGTGCTGCCCCCCGCCAAACGCTTCATGCCGCAAGGCGTGCAATGGACACGCGCGCAACTCGAAGCCATGCCCGGTTTGTGTCTGCATGACTTGATGCTCTTGCCCATCGACAAGTTGCACCAATTTTTCAATGCCACTCAGGTGGATGTGGCAGGCGCAGACGCGCAAGCCTTGCACTTGCTGATGGACGAAATTCGCACGCGCTTGAAATACCTTAGTGATGTGGGCATTGGCTACCTCACGCTTGACCGCCAAAGCCGCACGCTCAGTGGCGGCGAGGTGCAACGCATCAACCTCACCACGGCGTTAGGCACCTCGTTGGTCAACACCTTGTTTGTGCTGGACGAGCCCAGCATCGGCCTGCACCCACGCGACATGAACCGCATCAACGAAGCCATGCTGCGCCTGCGCAATGCGGGCAACACGCTGGTAGTGGTGGAGCACGACCCTGCGGTGATGATGTGTGCTGATCGCATCATCGACATGGGTCCAGGCCCCGGCGTGAAGGGCGGGCAGATTGTGTTTGACGGCACAACCGAAGCCCTGAAATCAGCCGACACACTCACGGGCGCGTACTTGGGCGCACGCAAAACCATTGGCCTTGGTCTCAAGCGTTTGGTCACTGACAACACACCGCGTTTGATTCTTGAAGGTGCACGCGAGCACAACCTGCAAAACCTCAGCATCGAATTTCCGCTGCAACGCTTGGTGTGTATCACCGGCGTCAGCGGCTCGGGCAAGTCCACGCTTATTCAAGACGTGCTCACGCCCGCCTTGTTGCGTCACTATGGCCGTGCCACAGAAACACCTGGCGCACACGACCGTTTGCTAGGTGCAGACTACTTGAGCGATGTGGTGTTTGTGGACCAGTCGCCCATCGGTAAAACCGCGCGTTCCAACCCTGCCAGCTACGTGGGTGCATGGGACGCAGTGCGCGAAATCTTCGCTGTAGCACCCTTATCTAAACAGCGCGGCTACACAGCCTCCAAGTTCAGTTTCAACAGCGGCGATGGCCGTTGCCCCACCTGCGGTGGCTCAGGTTTCGAGCACGTAGAAATGCAGTTCTTAAGCGATGTCTACCTAAGATGCCAAGACTGCAATGGTCAACGCTACAGACCCGAAATCCTAGAAGTCCGCATTGAGCGCGAAATTCGTGGCGTGGCTGCGGGGGTGACGGCGCAGCGACATTCTGAGCGAAGCGAAGAGGAGCAAGACGTTGCCCCCGCAGTCACGACACGAATCACCCTCAACGTGGCAGATGTGTTGGAGCTCACAGTCGGTGAAGCGCTGGAGATTTTTGCGGGAGATCGTGAGGTCGTGCGTACGTTGCAACCGATCGTCGATGTGGGATTGGACTACGTGAAGCTGGGGCAGCCAGTGCCCACACTCAGCGGCGGAGAAGCGCAACGATTGAAGCTAGCCGGCTTCTTGGCCGAGGCCGCCAAAGCCAAAACATCGAGCCGCCAATCGCTCGCTAAAAAAGGCGTGCTGTTCTTGTTCGACGAACCTACTACCGGCCTGCACTTTGACGACATCGCCAAACTCATGCGCGCCATGCGCCGCTTGTTGGAAGACGGTAACTCGCTCATCGTCATTGAACACAACCTCGACGTCATCCGTGCCAGCGATTGGCTCATTGACCTCGGCCCCGAAGGCGGTGACGCCGGTGGCTTGTTGGTGGCCGAAGGCACGCCCGAAGTGGTACGTTTGCATCCCACATCGCACACAGGCAAGGCCTTGCGCGATTACGCAGCGTCGATGGGCGTGGTGTACGAAATTGATGGCGAGAAGGCCTCTGCTGGTCTGCTAGCCGCTGAAGACACGGCAAGGTTTGCAAAGGCTGCGCGTGGTGTTTCAATTGCCGATGGCGCGATTCAAATCATCAACGCCAAAGAACACAACCTCAAAAACCTGAGCGTGAATATTCCACGCGGCAAGTTCAACGTCATTACGGGCGTTTCTGGCTCGGGCAAGTCCACGCTCGCGTTTGATATCTTGTTTAACGAAGGCCAGCGGCGCTATTTAGAAAGCCTCAACGCCTACGCACGCAGCATCGTGCAGCCCGCAGGTCGCCCTGAAGTGGATGCGGTGTACGGCATTCCGCCTACGGTGGCGATTGAGCAGCGCTTGAGCCGCGGTGGCCGCAAGTCCACCGTGGGCACGACCACCGAGGTGTGGCACTTCTTGCGGTTGTTGTACGTGAAGCTCGGCACACAGCATTGCACGCACGATGGTGCGGCGGTGCAGCCGCAAACGGCCGAGCGCATTGCGGCGCAGCTGATGCGTGAGTTCAAAGGCCAACACATTGGTTTGATGAGCCCCTTGGTGATGAACCGCAAAGGCGTTTACACCGAACTGGCCGATTGGGCGCGTCCGCGCGGCTACACGCACTTGCGTGTGGATGGCCATTTCTTGCCAACTAACGGCTTTCCACGTTTGGACCGGTTCAAAGAGCACACCATCGAGTTGCCAGTGGCCAGTCTTGAGGTGTCTGCGCAAAACGAAACAGCGTTGCGCCTGGCACTGACCATCGCACTTGAGCACGGCAAAGGCGTGGTGCATGTGCTGAGCCAGCTCGACGGCTTGCGCGAAGCTATGGAGGCGGGCACAGACACCAACAGCATTGGCCGTTTGGATGTTTACTCCACCAAGCGCGCCTGCCCCGTGTGCGACACCTCGTATGCCGAGTTGGACCCGCGCTTGTTCTCTTACAACAGCAAACACGGTTGGTGCCCCGACTGCGTGGGCACAGGCGTGAAGCTCAACAAAGACCAACGCAAAGTGTTGGACGACTCGGTACGCGACGACAAAGACAAAGGCCGCGAGCAAACCTTTGCTGAGCCCGATGTCGACGATTTGGTCGATGTAGCGTGTCCGACATGCGAAGGCACACGCCTCAACGCCACGGCTCGCGCCGTGAAGTTTGCAGGCGTAGGCATCACCGACATTGCACGTTTGAGCGTGACCGAGATTCGCAAGTGGGTCGAGAAGCTAGCCATGACGGGGCGTGATGGCGACATTGCCCGCGACCTGTTGCCAGAAATCAAGAGCCGATTGGAATTCTTAGAGCAAGTCGGTTTGAACTACCTCACGCTAGACCGTGGCGCACCCACGCTCAGCGGCGGCGAGGCACAACGCATTCGTTTGGCTGCGCAGCTGGGCAGCAACTTGCAAGGCGTTTGCTATGTGTTGGATGAGCCCACGATTGGCTTGCACGCGCGTGACAACCAAATTTTGTTGAACGCACTGCATTTGCTCAGCGACAAAGGCAACACGCTGGTGGTGGTGGAGCACGACGAAGACACCATTCGCCGTGCGGACCACATCATTGACATTGGGCCTAGCGCGGGTAAGCGGGGCGGGCGATTGATGGGTGAGGGTTCTGTGAAGAACATCACCGATCAAGCGGAGTCGCAAACGGGGCGTTACTTGTTGCATGCGATGCGGCATCCGTTGCAGGCGCGTCGTGCAGTGGCTGGCGCCGAGTTGAATTGGCTGTCGCTTGAGGGAGCATCGCTGCATAACTTGAACGATGTGAGCGTGGAAATTCCGCTCAAGCGTTTGGTGGCTGTGACTGGTGTGTCGGGTTCGGGGAAGTCCACGATTGCACGCGACGTGTTATTGCACAACGTGGCAGCAGCCGTGGCGCAGCGTTCTACACAGGCGGGGCGCAAGTTGGATGAAGAAGGTAAGCATCCTGCTTGGTTGGGATGCACAGGGCTCGACGGCTACCAAACCATCGACCGCGTGTTGGAAGTGGATCAAACGCCGATTGGCAAAACGCCGCGTTCATGCCCAGCGACCTACATTGGTTTTTGGGACACGATTCGCAAGCTGTTTGCCGAAACACTCGAGGCCAAAGCACGCGGTTACGGCGCTGGGCGCTTTAGCTTTAACACCGGTGAAGGGCGCTGCCATACCTGCGAAGGCCAAGGCCTGCGCACGATTGAGATGAGCTTTTTACCCGATGTAAAAGTGCCGTGCGAAACCTGTCGTGGCGCTCGCTTCAACCCCGAGACCTTGGCCGTGAGTTGGCGCGGCAAAAGCATTGGCGATGTGTTGCAAATGGAAGTGGACGAGGCGGTGGAATTCTTCGCCACCATGCCCAATATCGCGCACCCTTTGCAACTGCTCAAAGATG
- a CDS encoding MFS transporter translates to MATLDVNRPMSAEEKKVIFASSLGTVFEWYDFYLYGSLAAIIAKQFFSGLDEGSAFIFALLAFAAGFIVRPFGAIFFGRLGDMIGRKYTFLVTILIMGLSTFIVGILPNYASIGVAAPVILICLRLLQGLALGGEYGGAATYVAEHAPHDKRGAYTSWIQTTATLGLFLSLMVILGTRTAIGEEAFAEWGWRVPFIVSIALLAVSVYIRLSMNESPAFVKMKAEGKTSKAPLTESFGQWKNLKIVILALIGLTAGQAVVWYSGQFYALFFLTQALKVDGATANILVAVSLLIGTPFFIIFGSLSDKIGRKPIIMLGCLLAVLTYFPVFEALTKAANPDLYAAQQKNKVVVTADAAECSFQFNPTGTVKFTSSCDIAKQVLAASSVSYENAAGAAGTPATIKIGEVEIPSYSSKGLPADEAKAKSAEFRKAVAEALKAAGYPAKADPAKVDKVKITIILTYLVILVTMVYGPIAAMLVEMFPTRIRYTSMSLPYHIGNGWFGGLLPTTAFAIVAQTGNMYNGLWYPIIIAGMTFVIGMIFVKETKDVDIYADD, encoded by the coding sequence ATGGCAACACTAGACGTCAATCGCCCGATGTCAGCTGAAGAAAAGAAGGTGATCTTCGCTTCTTCATTAGGTACCGTTTTCGAGTGGTACGACTTCTACCTTTACGGTTCACTCGCTGCAATTATTGCGAAGCAATTCTTCAGCGGCTTGGATGAAGGTTCTGCGTTCATCTTCGCTTTGTTGGCTTTTGCTGCCGGCTTCATCGTGCGTCCTTTCGGCGCGATTTTCTTCGGCCGGTTGGGCGACATGATCGGCCGCAAGTACACCTTCTTGGTGACCATTCTGATCATGGGCTTGTCCACGTTCATCGTGGGTATCTTGCCTAACTACGCCAGCATTGGTGTGGCTGCTCCTGTGATCCTGATCTGCTTGCGTTTGCTGCAAGGTCTGGCTTTGGGCGGCGAGTACGGCGGCGCTGCTACATACGTTGCTGAGCACGCACCTCACGACAAGCGCGGTGCTTACACCTCTTGGATTCAAACCACTGCGACCTTGGGCTTGTTCCTGTCGTTGATGGTGATCTTGGGTACACGTACTGCCATCGGCGAAGAAGCATTTGCTGAGTGGGGCTGGCGTGTGCCGTTCATCGTGTCTATCGCTTTGTTGGCCGTGTCGGTCTACATCCGTTTGTCGATGAACGAGTCACCTGCTTTCGTGAAAATGAAGGCAGAAGGCAAAACATCTAAGGCGCCACTGACCGAATCTTTCGGCCAATGGAAAAACCTGAAGATCGTGATCTTGGCCCTCATCGGTTTGACTGCAGGTCAAGCGGTGGTGTGGTACTCGGGTCAGTTCTACGCCTTGTTCTTCTTGACACAAGCGTTGAAAGTGGACGGCGCAACGGCCAACATCTTGGTGGCTGTGTCGTTGTTGATCGGTACGCCTTTCTTCATCATCTTCGGCTCGTTGTCTGACAAGATTGGCCGCAAGCCCATCATCATGTTGGGTTGCTTGTTGGCTGTGTTGACTTACTTCCCCGTGTTCGAAGCACTGACCAAGGCTGCTAACCCAGACTTGTACGCTGCACAACAAAAGAACAAAGTGGTTGTGACCGCTGATGCTGCTGAGTGTTCATTCCAGTTCAACCCCACAGGTACTGTGAAGTTCACCAGCTCTTGCGACATCGCGAAGCAAGTGTTGGCTGCTAGCTCTGTGAGCTACGAAAACGCCGCAGGTGCTGCCGGTACGCCAGCCACCATCAAGATTGGCGAAGTCGAAATCCCTAGCTACAGCTCTAAAGGCTTGCCAGCTGACGAAGCCAAGGCTAAGTCTGCTGAGTTCCGCAAAGCAGTTGCTGAGGCTTTGAAAGCTGCCGGCTACCCAGCCAAAGCTGATCCAGCCAAAGTGGACAAAGTCAAGATCACCATCATCCTCACTTACTTGGTGATTTTGGTGACCATGGTTTACGGTCCTATCGCTGCGATGTTGGTGGAAATGTTCCCAACACGTATCCGTTACACCTCTATGTCTCTGCCTTATCACATCGGTAACGGCTGGTTCGGCGGCTTGCTGCCCACCACCGCTTTCGCGATCGTGGCGCAGACCGGCAATATGTACAACGGCTTGTGGTACCCAATCATCATCGCTGGTATGACCTTCGTCATCGGCATGATCTTTGTGAAAGAAACCAAAGACGTCGACATCTACGCTGACGACTAA
- a CDS encoding DUF485 domain-containing protein: MSDPVVDKIQNHPKYKELRAKRGGFGWFLAVLMLVVYYGYIALIAFNKPFLAQPIGAGVTTVGIPLGMGVIIFTIVITGIYVNRANSEYDTLTKEILEDATK; this comes from the coding sequence ATGAGTGATCCAGTGGTCGACAAGATCCAGAACCACCCGAAATACAAAGAACTGCGCGCCAAGCGTGGTGGCTTCGGTTGGTTCCTCGCCGTGTTGATGTTGGTCGTGTACTACGGCTACATCGCATTGATTGCATTTAACAAACCTTTCCTCGCACAACCTATCGGTGCAGGCGTAACCACTGTAGGTATTCCATTGGGCATGGGCGTGATCATTTTCACCATCGTGATCACCGGCATCTATGTGAACCGCGCGAACAGCGAATACGACACGTTGACCAAGGAAATCTTGGAGGACGCAACCAAATGA
- a CDS encoding cation acetate symporter, which yields MKKISTLLGACLALAAGSAFAAGADLGETTKQATNWTAIVMFGAFVIATLGITKWAAAKTKSAADFYTAGGGITGFQNGLAIAGDYMSAASFLGISAAVMASGYDGLIYSIGFLVGWPVITFLMAERLRNLGKFTFADVAGYRFAQTPIRAFAASGTLVVVAFYLIAQMVGAGSLIKLLFGLDYWIAVVLVGALMMVYVLFGGMTATTWVQIIKAIMLLAGVTFMAFMVLAQFGFSPEALFAKGVEVKTALAGVAKEAAIAAATASAAAAATPEAAAAASAALDKANATDAAKVGMSIMGPGGFIKDPISAISFGMALMFGTAGLPHILMRFFTVPDAKEARKSVFWATTWIGYFYVLIFIIGFGAITLVITNPELNAQLKAGGANMAAVLVAKAVGGDVFFGFISAVAFATILAVVAGLTLSGASAVSHDLYATVFKKGNADSASELRVSRITTLALGVVAVVLGIAFEKQNIAFMVALAFAIAASANFPVLFMSVLWKDCTTKGAVIGGFLGLISSVALTVVSPSVWEAALGNPKGSAWFPYASPALFSMTIGFVGIWLFSILDNSEQAKKERAAFAAQQVRSETGYGASGASGH from the coding sequence ATGAAAAAAATCTCCACACTCTTAGGCGCTTGTCTGGCGCTGGCGGCAGGCTCAGCCTTCGCAGCAGGTGCTGACCTGGGTGAAACCACCAAGCAAGCCACCAACTGGACTGCCATCGTCATGTTCGGCGCATTCGTCATTGCCACGTTGGGCATCACGAAATGGGCTGCTGCCAAAACCAAATCTGCTGCTGACTTCTACACAGCGGGTGGCGGCATCACGGGCTTCCAAAACGGCTTGGCGATTGCGGGCGACTACATGTCGGCCGCTTCGTTCCTCGGCATTTCCGCTGCTGTGATGGCATCGGGCTATGACGGCTTGATCTACTCCATCGGCTTTCTGGTCGGCTGGCCTGTGATCACCTTCTTGATGGCCGAGCGTCTGCGCAACTTGGGCAAATTCACGTTTGCCGACGTGGCAGGCTACCGCTTCGCTCAAACCCCGATCCGCGCCTTTGCTGCCTCTGGCACGTTGGTGGTGGTGGCTTTCTATTTGATCGCTCAAATGGTGGGCGCGGGCTCATTGATCAAACTGTTGTTCGGTTTGGACTACTGGATCGCCGTGGTGTTGGTCGGTGCATTGATGATGGTGTACGTGTTGTTCGGCGGCATGACTGCCACAACATGGGTGCAAATTATCAAAGCCATCATGCTGCTCGCCGGTGTGACCTTCATGGCCTTCATGGTCTTGGCGCAATTCGGTTTCAGCCCTGAAGCTTTGTTTGCCAAAGGCGTTGAAGTGAAAACAGCTTTGGCTGGCGTTGCCAAGGAAGCTGCCATTGCAGCGGCCACCGCCTCTGCAGCTGCCGCTGCCACACCTGAAGCCGCTGCTGCTGCCTCTGCTGCGTTGGACAAAGCCAATGCAACTGATGCCGCCAAAGTTGGCATGTCCATCATGGGCCCAGGCGGCTTCATCAAGGACCCGATCTCTGCCATTTCTTTCGGTATGGCTTTGATGTTCGGTACTGCTGGTTTGCCACACATCTTGATGCGCTTCTTCACGGTGCCTGATGCCAAAGAAGCTCGTAAATCTGTGTTCTGGGCAACCACATGGATTGGCTACTTCTACGTGTTGATTTTCATCATCGGTTTCGGCGCCATCACTTTGGTGATCACCAACCCTGAATTGAACGCACAACTCAAAGCCGGTGGCGCCAACATGGCGGCGGTGCTGGTGGCGAAGGCTGTTGGCGGCGACGTGTTCTTCGGCTTCATCTCTGCCGTGGCCTTCGCAACCATCTTGGCTGTGGTGGCTGGCTTGACCTTGTCTGGCGCATCTGCTGTGTCACACGACTTGTACGCGACGGTGTTCAAGAAGGGCAACGCTGACAGCGCGTCTGAATTGCGCGTGTCTCGCATCACCACCTTGGCGCTCGGCGTCGTGGCTGTGGTGTTGGGCATTGCGTTTGAAAAGCAAAACATCGCCTTCATGGTGGCCTTGGCTTTCGCGATTGCCGCGTCGGCTAACTTCCCTGTGTTGTTCATGTCTGTGCTGTGGAAAGATTGCACGACCAAAGGCGCCGTCATCGGTGGCTTCTTAGGTCTGATCTCTTCTGTGGCTTTGACCGTGGTGTCGCCTTCTGTGTGGGAAGCCGCACTGGGCAACCCAAAGGGTTCAGCATGGTTCCCTTATGCCTCACCTGCCTTGTTCTCGATGACCATTGGCTTCGTGGGCATCTGGTTGTTCTCCATCTTGGACAACAGCGAACAAGCCAAGAAAGAGCGCGCAGCGTTCGCCGCACAACAAGTGCGTTCGGAAACTGGCTACGGCGCTTCTGGTGCATCGGGTCACTAA
- a CDS encoding 3'-5' exonuclease, translating into MISFLSPLQWWRSLKREWLIYHLGLPEFRFMFDAPPPNEWVSLDCETTGLNVSSDEIISIGAVRIVGNKIMTSERFEVLVRPERGVSADSVRIHRLRGQDVAQGLPADEAMKQLMRFIGSRPLVGYFLEFDVAMLNRAIWPLLGQGLPQHKIEVSAMYYDHKFRQMLPYEQQTNPNIDLRFATLMSDLDLPVREAHDALNDAVMAAMAFIKLRQLRGG; encoded by the coding sequence ATGATTTCGTTTCTTTCTCCTTTGCAGTGGTGGCGCTCACTCAAGCGCGAGTGGTTGATTTATCACCTCGGTTTGCCTGAGTTTCGTTTCATGTTTGACGCCCCACCGCCCAATGAGTGGGTGTCGTTGGACTGCGAAACCACGGGCTTGAACGTCAGCTCGGATGAAATTATTTCGATTGGCGCGGTGCGCATCGTGGGCAACAAAATCATGACCAGCGAACGCTTTGAAGTGTTGGTGCGTCCCGAGCGCGGCGTATCTGCTGACAGCGTGCGCATTCATCGTTTGCGAGGCCAAGATGTGGCCCAAGGTTTGCCCGCAGATGAAGCCATGAAGCAGCTCATGCGCTTTATTGGTAGCCGTCCTTTGGTGGGCTACTTTTTAGAGTTTGATGTGGCCATGCTCAACCGAGCCATTTGGCCGCTCTTGGGTCAGGGCTTGCCACAGCACAAGATCGAAGTCTCGGCGATGTACTACGACCACAAGTTTCGCCAGATGCTGCCTTATGAGCAGCAGACCAACCCCAACATCGATTTGCGGTTTGCTACGTTGATGTCGGATTTGGATTTGCCTGTGCGTGAGGCGCACGATGCTTTGAATGACGCTGTGATGGCTGCCATGGCGTTCATTAAGTTGCGTCAACTGCGGGGCGGTTGA